A genome region from Urocitellus parryii isolate mUroPar1 chromosome X, mUroPar1.hap1, whole genome shotgun sequence includes the following:
- the Rpa4 gene encoding LOW QUALITY PROTEIN: replication protein A 30 kDa subunit (The sequence of the model RefSeq protein was modified relative to this genomic sequence to represent the inferred CDS: inserted 3 bases in 2 codons; deleted 2 bases in 1 codon; substituted 1 base at 1 genomic stop codon) → MAVSLLWMGPVEVVLGSHKAKQGITELLVGIYAKVFSVLKSXCGRKEFKVLKFLVLEGMNQFIIYILETIKTHVMVDKALHVSWGMCVLVQLEMDDAAGCIPPSSPPKKDDAKDYPKDYLNFIQKKVLLLIHKCPLXEGKKSFSKLHTELCSLKLQGYQADHQSGQIDHLAIEGHIYPXMDQEHFKSVG, encoded by the exons ATGGCAGTATCTCTGCTTTGGATGGGACCAGTGGAG GTAGTGCTTGGCTCACATAAAGCCAAGCAGGGGATTACTGAACTGCTAGTAGGAATATATGCCAAAGTGTTCAGTGTCCTCAAAT TCTGTGGAAGGAAAGAGTTTAAGGTATTGAAATTCCTAGTCCTAGAGGGCATGAACCAGTTCATCATATATATTTTGGAGACCATCAAGACACATGTGATGGTGGATAAGGCTCTCCATGTGTCCTGGGGAATGTGTGTCCTGGTGCAATTAGAAATGGATGATGCCGCTGGGtgta TTCCCCCATCCTCACCCCCAAAAAAGGATGATGCCAAGGATTACCCCAAAGATTACCTCAATTTCATCCAGAAGAAGGTGCTGCTTTTGATTCACAAGTGTCCTCTGTAAGAAGGGAAGAAGAGCTTTAGCAAGCTGCATACTGAGCTCTGCAGCCTGAAGCTTCAAGGTTATCAAGCC GATCATCAATCAGGTCAGATTGATCATCTGGCCATTGAGGGTCACATTTATCC TATGGATCAGGAACATTTTAAATCTGTTGGTTGA